In Campylobacter suis, the following proteins share a genomic window:
- a CDS encoding peptidylprolyl isomerase, with protein sequence MRFDELKIYEPNIDELKKAKFAVFHTSKGDLNLELFADEAPQTVANFVELIKNGFYNGLNFHRVIPNFVIQGGCPHGTGTGGPGWRILCECDEQNVRHERGSLSMAHAGRDTGGSQFFVCHSAQPHLDGVHTVFGKCVDEESLKVLDAIRAGDEITSAEVKENL encoded by the coding sequence ATGAGATTTGATGAGTTAAAAATTTATGAACCAAATATAGATGAGCTAAAAAAGGCAAAATTTGCTGTATTTCACACAAGTAAGGGCGATTTAAATCTAGAGCTTTTTGCAGATGAGGCGCCACAAACGGTGGCAAATTTTGTTGAGCTTATAAAAAATGGCTTTTATAATGGTCTAAATTTTCATAGAGTTATCCCAAATTTTGTTATACAAGGCGGCTGCCCACACGGTACTGGTACCGGAGGTCCAGGATGGAGAATTTTATGCGAGTGTGACGAACAAAATGTCCGCCATGAACGCGGAAGCCTGAGTATGGCACACGCTGGTAGAGACACTGGCGGATCGCAGTTTTTCGTCTGTCATAGCGCACAGCCACATCTTGATGGTGTGCATACAGTTTTTGGAAAGTGCGTGGATGAAGAGAGCTTAAAAGTTCTTGATGCTATCCGTGCAGGCGATGAGATCACTTCGGCGGAAGTTAAAGAAAATTTATAA
- a CDS encoding cation:dicarboxylate symporter family transporter — translation MQQTQAQKNFWLKLATSLAFWVVFAIIAGIIVGIVAPELGIASKPGIDYFIKALKVLIGPIIFLTIVSGIVGLESLKDLGSIGLKAFIYFEIVSTIALAVGILFGEILRPGHGMHLDYTKLDPSSVDKYTHVDRDVGSMWSILKSAVPSDPITPFINSNTLQVLFMALCVAIVLSFLKHEHKKAFLKPLEFIQHYVLKLLSILMLFSPVAAFSAMAYLIGKFGISSLLGMLELLAVMAAASLFFIFGVLGAICYFAKVNVFKFMRFISKEVLVVFATSSSETALAPLMQKLERAGINRGAVGLIIPTGYSFNLDCTNIYLSLSVIFLAQAFDIPLSFEHLISILIVLMITSKGAVGVTGSGFIVLAGTLAALPSTGIPVVTVAVLLGVDKFMSEMRAVGNLCGNAVGCMIISIWDKKVDLTQFRYALDHPDEFEFKG, via the coding sequence ATGCAACAGACACAAGCCCAGAAAAATTTCTGGTTAAAACTGGCAACAAGCCTTGCGTTTTGGGTTGTTTTTGCGATTATTGCTGGGATTATCGTTGGTATCGTTGCGCCAGAGCTTGGCATAGCAAGTAAGCCAGGTATCGACTACTTTATCAAGGCACTGAAAGTTCTTATAGGCCCTATTATCTTTTTAACCATAGTCTCTGGTATAGTTGGGCTTGAGAGCCTAAAAGATCTAGGCTCTATCGGGCTTAAGGCTTTTATATATTTTGAGATAGTAAGTACGATAGCGCTTGCAGTGGGAATTTTATTTGGTGAAATTTTGCGACCAGGTCACGGAATGCACTTAGACTACACCAAACTAGACCCAAGTAGCGTTGATAAATACACACATGTTGACCGTGATGTGGGTTCTATGTGGTCTATCTTAAAAAGTGCGGTGCCTAGCGACCCCATCACACCTTTTATAAACTCAAATACCTTGCAAGTTCTTTTTATGGCTCTTTGTGTGGCGATAGTCTTGTCGTTTTTGAAGCACGAGCATAAAAAAGCTTTCTTAAAACCACTTGAGTTTATCCAGCACTATGTATTAAAACTACTTAGCATATTGATGCTTTTTAGCCCAGTAGCTGCCTTTTCTGCGATGGCTTATCTGATAGGAAAATTTGGCATTAGCTCGCTACTTGGCATGCTAGAGCTTTTGGCTGTCATGGCTGCGGCTAGCTTATTTTTTATATTTGGTGTGCTTGGTGCTATATGCTACTTTGCAAAGGTCAATGTCTTTAAATTTATGCGCTTTATATCAAAAGAGGTACTTGTAGTTTTTGCGACAAGTTCCTCAGAAACTGCACTCGCTCCACTTATGCAAAAACTTGAAAGAGCTGGCATAAACCGCGGTGCCGTAGGACTTATAATACCAACTGGCTACTCATTTAACCTTGACTGCACAAATATCTATCTAAGCCTTAGTGTAATATTTCTTGCGCAAGCATTTGATATACCGCTAAGCTTTGAGCATCTTATTAGTATACTAATAGTACTAATGATAACAAGCAAGGGCGCTGTTGGAGTTACAGGCTCTGGCTTTATAGTTCTTGCTGGTACACTTGCCGCGCTACCTTCAACAGGCATTCCAGTTGTTACAGTAGCTGTGCTTCTTGGTGTAGATAAATTTATGTCAGAGATGCGTGCCGTAGGCAATCTATGCGGAAATGCTGTTGGTTGTATGATAATTTCTATCTGGGATAAAAAGGTCGATCTAACACAATTTAGATATGCGCTTGATCACCCTGATGAATTTGAATTTAAAGGATAA
- the gmhA gene encoding D-sedoheptulose 7-phosphate isomerase yields MQINEMIKAEILAHINTANKMSLLENDIKKACEIVVDTLKNGGKILICGNGGSAADAQHFAAELTGRYKTERLALPAIALTTDTSALTAIGNDYGYDMVFERQFRALAKKGDLLIGISTSGNSKNVINSLNVAKEFGVRTLGLSGRDGGNMNEICELNLVMPSSDTPRIQEMHILVIHTLCQAVDNAF; encoded by the coding sequence ATGCAAATAAATGAGATGATAAAAGCAGAAATTTTAGCCCATATAAATACCGCAAATAAAATGTCTTTGCTTGAAAATGATATAAAAAAAGCTTGTGAAATTGTGGTAGATACGCTAAAAAATGGCGGTAAAATTTTAATATGTGGTAATGGTGGTAGTGCGGCTGATGCGCAGCATTTTGCAGCAGAGCTTACTGGGCGATATAAAACCGAACGCCTAGCACTTCCTGCGATAGCACTTACGACCGATACTTCAGCACTTACGGCGATTGGAAATGACTATGGCTATGATATGGTTTTTGAGCGTCAGTTTCGTGCACTTGCAAAAAAAGGCGACCTGCTGATAGGAATTTCAACTAGCGGAAATAGTAAAAATGTTATAAACTCACTAAATGTCGCAAAAGAATTTGGTGTAAGAACTTTGGGGCTTTCAGGAAGAGATGGTGGCAATATGAATGAAATTTGCGAGCTAAATTTAGTGATGCCAAGCTCTGATACCCCACGCATTCAAGAGATGCATATCTTAGTTATCCACACTCTTTGTCAAGCAGTAGATAACGCATTCTAG
- the gmhB gene encoding D-glycero-beta-D-manno-heptose 1,7-bisphosphate 7-phosphatase yields MYNIIMKQNKALFLDRDGVINEDHGYVYKVEDFKFIDGVFEVLREFSALGYMLVVVTNQSGIGRGYYTLEDFYNLTKHMLKAFEKEGIEISKVYFCPHAPEEECECRKPKPKMITDAAAELNINLKDSIMIGDKQSDIKAAQNACVGQSYLLDGINFTSVKDVYEKIKSKGLI; encoded by the coding sequence ATGTATAATATCATCATGAAACAAAACAAAGCACTTTTTTTAGATAGAGATGGCGTTATAAATGAAGATCATGGCTATGTTTATAAAGTTGAAGACTTTAAATTTATAGACGGAGTTTTTGAAGTTTTGCGTGAATTTAGCGCGCTTGGCTATATGTTGGTGGTCGTGACAAATCAGTCTGGTATCGGGCGTGGATACTATACTCTTGAAGACTTTTATAATCTTACAAAACACATGCTAAAAGCCTTTGAAAAAGAGGGGATAGAAATTTCAAAAGTCTACTTTTGTCCGCATGCTCCAGAAGAGGAGTGCGAGTGTCGCAAACCAAAACCAAAGATGATAACTGACGCGGCTGCTGAGCTAAATATTAATCTAAAAGATAGTATAATGATAGGCGACAAACAAAGTGACATCAAGGCTGCACAAAACGCTTGCGTGGGGCAAAGCTACTTGCTTGATGGCATAAATTTCACAAGCGTGAAAGATGTTTATGAAAAGATAAAAAGTAAAGGTTTGATATGA
- the rfaE1 gene encoding D-glycero-beta-D-manno-heptose-7-phosphate kinase encodes MASDVKILVVGDLMLDHYIWGSCDRISPEAPVQVVKINSETYRLGGAGNVVANLLSLGAKVSVASVVGDDSVGNNIKNMLNDIGAKTNLLKFEDSRKSSIKSRVIATHQQVVRIDSESAEPIKDSKNFIKDICENLDRFNAVLLSDYGKGVLISDVCQEIIKKCKQMQIPVLVDPKGSDYKKYKGATLLTPNKKEASEATGLKIDSDEKLLIAIKNLKETAELKYSIITISEAGIALFDDELEIFPAEAKEVFDVTGAGDTVLATLGYMLASGANIKEAIKMANLAAAVVVGKIGSATANFAEINELLQDRESIHYEKKIKSADELVEIFAHKENKKIVFTNGCFDVLHAGHTKYLAKARSFGDILVVGLNSDTSVKRLKGESRPVNSQDDRASVLGSLGFVDYVVIFDEDTPLNLITKLKPDVLVKGADYAGKEVVGSQIVKDVRLVEFVDGKSTTSIIKRIIDANK; translated from the coding sequence ATGGCTAGCGATGTTAAAATTTTAGTTGTTGGTGATCTTATGCTAGATCACTACATTTGGGGAAGTTGTGATAGAATTTCACCCGAAGCACCAGTTCAAGTCGTAAAGATAAATAGCGAAACTTATAGGCTTGGCGGGGCTGGAAATGTCGTGGCAAATTTGCTCTCGCTTGGTGCAAAAGTAAGTGTGGCAAGTGTTGTCGGAGATGATAGCGTAGGTAATAATATAAAAAATATGCTAAATGACATCGGTGCAAAAACTAACTTACTAAAATTTGAAGATAGCCGCAAAAGCTCGATAAAAAGCCGAGTGATAGCGACCCATCAACAAGTTGTGCGCATAGATAGCGAAAGTGCCGAGCCTATAAAAGATAGTAAAAATTTTATAAAAGATATATGTGAGAATTTAGATCGTTTTAACGCTGTTTTGCTAAGTGATTATGGTAAGGGCGTGCTTATTAGCGATGTTTGTCAAGAGATAATCAAAAAATGCAAACAGATGCAAATCCCAGTTTTAGTTGATCCAAAGGGTAGTGATTATAAAAAATACAAAGGCGCAACGCTTCTTACGCCAAATAAAAAAGAGGCAAGCGAGGCTACTGGATTAAAAATAGATAGCGACGAAAAGCTTCTTATTGCCATAAAAAATCTAAAAGAAACGGCTGAGCTAAAGTACTCTATCATCACGATCTCAGAAGCTGGTATAGCGCTTTTTGATGATGAGTTAGAAATTTTTCCAGCTGAAGCCAAGGAAGTTTTTGATGTTACGGGCGCTGGAGATACGGTGCTAGCCACGCTTGGATATATGCTTGCAAGTGGTGCAAACATTAAAGAGGCGATAAAAATGGCAAATCTTGCAGCCGCGGTTGTTGTCGGTAAGATAGGCAGTGCTACGGCAAATTTTGCCGAGATAAATGAGCTTTTGCAAGATCGCGAAAGTATTCATTATGAAAAAAAGATAAAAAGCGCAGATGAGTTGGTTGAAATTTTTGCCCACAAGGAGAACAAAAAGATAGTCTTTACAAATGGCTGTTTTGATGTACTTCATGCAGGGCATACCAAGTACCTAGCAAAAGCTCGCAGTTTTGGGGATATACTGGTAGTTGGTCTAAATTCTGACACTTCGGTAAAAAGACTAAAAGGAGAAAGTCGTCCCGTAAATTCGCAAGATGACAGAGCTAGCGTGCTTGGTTCGCTTGGTTTTGTTGATTATGTTGTGATATTTGATGAGGATACTCCACTAAATTTAATAACAAAATTAAAGCCAGATGTGCTTGTAAAGGGTGCTGACTATGCTGGTAAAGAGGTGGTTGGTAGCCAAATAGTAAAAGATGTGCGTCTTGTAGAGTTTGTAGATGGCAAGAGTACGACTAGCATTATAAAAAGGATAATAGATGCAAATAAATGA
- the rfaD gene encoding ADP-glyceromanno-heptose 6-epimerase, with amino-acid sequence MNFNKKRIVITGGAGFIGSALAHHFDEHYPEASVLVVDKFRNDDVFSNGNLKSFGHFKNLLGFKGEVFAGDINSKKTLEKIECFKPEIIFHEAAISDTTVKEQDELIKTNVNAFVDLLEICQKYDIKMVYASSGATYGNAKSPQKVGECEAPNNAYGFSKLAMDNIGRKYAQQGVHVVGLRYFNVYGKGEFFKNKTASMVLQFGLQILAGKTPRLFEGSDNIKRDFVYIKDIIDANLKAVSAKSGVYNAATGTARSFQDIADILQKELGTNLGNEYIPNPFVGSYQFHTEADMSVTKAGLGFESKWSLEDGVADYIGEIKRIFKEELNG; translated from the coding sequence ATGAATTTTAATAAAAAACGCATAGTGATAACTGGTGGTGCTGGCTTTATAGGTTCGGCACTGGCTCACCATTTTGATGAGCATTACCCAGAAGCAAGCGTGCTTGTGGTTGATAAATTTAGGAATGATGATGTTTTTAGTAATGGAAATTTAAAATCATTTGGTCATTTTAAAAATTTGCTTGGCTTTAAAGGTGAGGTTTTTGCTGGAGATATAAATAGCAAAAAAACGCTTGAAAAGATAGAATGCTTTAAGCCAGAGATAATTTTTCATGAAGCAGCGATCTCAGATACAACGGTAAAAGAGCAAGACGAGCTTATAAAAACAAATGTAAATGCCTTTGTGGATCTGCTTGAAATTTGCCAAAAGTATGATATAAAGATGGTTTATGCTAGCTCTGGTGCGACTTACGGAAATGCAAAAAGTCCGCAAAAAGTCGGCGAATGCGAAGCCCCAAACAATGCTTATGGATTTTCAAAGCTTGCTATGGATAATATCGGTCGCAAGTATGCACAGCAGGGTGTTCATGTGGTTGGACTAAGGTATTTTAATGTTTATGGAAAGGGTGAGTTTTTTAAAAACAAAACGGCTTCGATGGTGCTTCAGTTTGGTTTGCAAATTTTAGCTGGTAAAACACCACGCCTTTTTGAGGGTAGCGACAATATAAAACGAGATTTTGTTTACATCAAAGACATAATAGACGCAAATCTAAAAGCCGTTAGTGCTAAAAGTGGTGTTTACAACGCAGCTACAGGAACGGCAAGAAGCTTTCAGGATATAGCTGATATATTACAAAAAGAACTCGGCACAAATTTAGGCAACGAATACATTCCAAACCCATTTGTTGGGTCATATCAGTTTCACACAGAGGCTGACATGTCGGTGACAAAGGCGGGGCTTGGCTTTGAGAGTAAATGGAGTCTTGAGGATGGTGTGGCTGATTATATAGGCGAGATAAAGCGTATATTTAAGGAAGAGCTAAATGGCTAG